Proteins from one Gallus gallus isolate bGalGal1 chromosome 15, bGalGal1.mat.broiler.GRCg7b, whole genome shotgun sequence genomic window:
- the PXN gene encoding paxillin isoform X6 — MDDLDALLADLESTTSHISKRPVFLTEETPYSYPTGNHTYQEIAVPPPVPPPPSSEALNGTVIDPLDQWQPSVSRYGHQQPQSQSPIYSSSAKSSSASVPRDGLSSPSPRASEEEHVYSFPNKQKSAEPSPTMTSTSLGSNLSELDRLLLELNAVQHNPPSGFSADEVSRSPSLPNVTGPHYVIPESSSSAGGKAAPPTKEKPKRNGGRGIEDMRPSVESLLDELESSVPSPVPAITVSQGEVSSPQRVNASQQQTRISASSATRELDELMASLSDFKTMSLIPEPSLEPVPDSADADSSSVPPSITVLPPSKCPSVRHSGDVAVPAGAPSAVLCAEEGSSTVVWPASGQCATLPRVPSLPQMVPVPPPRVSSVSATRGEQMASASSVRLTGKPDSSRKTSQAVAASRAELLCRSAKVEAQGLELAKESEKKEQRSDPKLSSISISNTGISGQGKGQAAKELDQQGVFRDNSALPSQGRSVKAALDELWALELSEHVPEVHIKSDGILSPVCNPSAVALDQWGVSPDIEKQLGFVVEQGRELKAEVPHEIQVGGCPDLVKKRQGRERAPRETGTANMNKAGGDEENEQIRSSAVAPESSENTWKAEWDLPCLSKPPIERISASGQIKSLIKRTKETSNVHPMSRDLSPRRKLGPAIFHKTESQDRLIEELQDRLGIAKQEQEERKSQDDWLTEGVIITARPQGEEQNGGQQIEKVVFPPESPHPQRRTVSVSASPPLQPSNEAVKTVPANASPSHVPLLPLPAQPSHALATSAPCPVSSYSFRLAPQPLFQWEASDADYHELSVVGTPPSEDPMHSSPQTWTPSTKTVISVGCQTEDEAFFPRMQVTSAPPLTHSANLLAACAPPGPPSPEKFMAQGKAGGSSSPPSTTPKPGSQLDTMLGSLQSDLNKLGVATVAKGVCGACKKPIAGQVRCKLLQ, encoded by the exons ATGGACGACCTCG ATGCCTTACTGGCAGACCTGGAATCCACCACCTCGCATATCTCTAAGCGACCGGTGTTTCTAACAGAGGAAACGCCTTACTCCTACCCAACTGGAAACCATACGTACCAGGAGATTGCTGTGCCACCGCCGGTGCCCCCGCCGCCTTCCAGTGAGGCCCTAAATGGCACTGTGATTGACCCCTTAGACCAGTGGCAACCCAGCGTGTCCAGATACGGCCACCAGCAA ccTCAGTCCCAGTCTCCGATATACAGCTCCAGTGCCAAAAGCTCCAGTGCCTCTGTTCCTAGAGACGGGCTCAGCTCCCCTTCTCCCCGTGCCAGTGAGGAGGAACACGTGTACAG CTTCCCAAACAAGCAGAAGTCTGCAGAACCATCTCCCACAATGAccagcacctctctgggcagcaacCTCTCGGAACTGGACAGGCTTCTCCTGGAACTGAATGCTGTTCAACATAATCCCCCCAGTGGCTTCTCAGCAG ATGAAGTCAGCAGAAGCCCATCACTGCCCAATGTGACCGGACCTCACTATGTcatcccagagagcagcagctctgcaggagggaAGGCTGCACCccctacaaaagaaaaaccaaagcGGAATGGTGGGCGTGGGATTGAAGATATGCGTCCCAGTGTGGAGAGCCTGCTGGATGAGCTGGAGAGCTCTGTGCCAAGCCCAGT CCCTGCAATCACTGTGAGCCAAGGGGAGGTGAGCAGCCCCCAGCGTGTCAACGCCAGTCAGCAGCAGACCCGTATCTCTGCTTCTTCAGCTACACGAGAACTGGATGAGCTGATGGCGTCCCTCTCTGACTTTAAG ACTATGTCTCTGATTCCTGAACCCTCCCTAGAACCGGTTCCCGATTCAGCAGATGCAGACTCCAGCAGCGTTCCTCCCAGTATAACAGTGCTACCCCCTTCCAAATGCCCTTCTGTCAGGCACAGCGGGGAtgtggcagtgccagcaggtgCCCCCTCAGCAGTTCTCTGTGCTGAGGAGGGCAGTAGCACTGTAGTGTGGCCTGCTTCAGGGCAGTGTGCCACTCTTCCACGTGTACCCTCTTTGCCACAAATGGTCCCTGTGCCCCCTCCACGtgtctcttctgtttctgctaCTCGTGGGGAGCAGATGGCCTCTGCAAGTTCGGTGAGGCTGACTGGAAAGCCTGACTCTTCCAGGAAGACTTCCCAGGCTGTGGCAGCTTCCAGGGCTGAGCTTCTGTGTAGATCTGCTAAGGTGGAGGCACAGGGCCTAGAGCTGGcaaaagaaagtgagaaaaaggagcagagaagtgatCCCAAACTCTCAAGCATCTCAATTTCAAACACTGGAATAAGTGGTCAAGGGAAGGGGCAGGCAGCTAAAGAATTGGATCAGCAGGGAGTGTTCAGGGATAACTCAGCCCTTCCTTCTCAGGGCAGAAGTGTGAAAGCAGCCTTAGATGAGCTGTGGGCCCTGGAGCTGTCTGAGCACGTACCAGAAGTACACATAAAGAGTGACGGCATTTTGAGTCCTGTGTGTAACCCTTCTGCTGTGGCCCTGGATCAGTGGGGTGTCTCCCCAGACATTGAAAAACAGCTGGGCTTTGTTGTGGAGCAAGGACGGGAGCTAAAGGCTGAAGTACCACATGAAATCCAAGTAGGTGGCTGTCCTGACCTGGTCAAGAAGAGGCAGGGCAGAGAGAGAGCTCCCAGGGAGACAGGTACTGCTAACATGAACAAAGCCGGAGGAGATGAGGAAAATGAGCAGATCAGAAGCTCTGCAGTTGCTCCAGAATCTTCTGAAAACACTTGGAAAGCTGAATGGGATTTGCCATGCCTCTCCAAACCACCCATTGAAAGGATTTCTGCATCAGGCCAG ATTAAGTCTTTGATCAAGAGGACAAAAGAAACCTCCAACGTGCATCCAATGAGTCGTGACCTCTCTCCAAGGCGTAAATTAGGTCCTGCAATATTTCACAAGACTGAGTCCCAAGATCGCTTGATTGAAGAGCTGCAGGACAGACTGGGAATTGCTAAACAGGAACAGGAGGAGCGGAAAAGCCAGGATGACTGGCTGACAGAGGGGGTCATTATCACTGCCCGACCCCAAGGGGAAGAGCAGAATGGTGGACAGCAAATAGAGAAG GTGGTATTCCCTCCAGAATCCCCACACCCCCAAAGGAGGACAGTCTCTGTTTCAGCCTCTCCCCCACTCCAGCCTTccaatgaagctgtgaagacAGTCCCTGCTAATGCTTCTCCCTCTCATGTACCTCTCCTCCCactcccagctcagccctcccaTGCACTAGCTACCTCAGCTCCGTGTCCAGTCTCCTCCTATTCCTTTCGCTTGGCTCCCCAGCCACTTTTCCAGTGGGAAGCTTCTGATGCTGATTATCATGAGCTCTCTGTTGTGGGCACCCCTCCTTCTGAAGATCCTATGCATTCTTCTCCCCAGACCTGGACCCCTAGCACCAAGACGGTCATTTCTGTTGGCTGTCAAACAGAAGATGAGGCTTTCTTCCCGCGAATGCAG GTGAcctctgctcctcccctcaCCCACAGTGCCAACCTGCTGGCTGCCTGTGCACCCCCGGGTCCTCCCAGCCCTGAGAAG